The sequence below is a genomic window from Streptomyces sp. NBC_00582.
GGCTGGTGGTGGGCGACGGATCGGAATGGTGGATCCATCCCTTCCCGCCCGGCACCGAGATGGTGCCGATGCTCGCCGCGGACGCCGCGAGCCGCGAGGCGGCGGCCGACACGGCCGCGCAGGCGGACGGGATCCGCCTCAGGGATCTCGTGCTGCTGCCGCCGGTCTACCCGGTGGCGATGCGCGACTTCCTCACCTTCGAGGCGCACGTCGACGGCATGGAACGGGGCCACGGAAACCCCGGCCCGCCCGAGGCCTGGTACGAGGCCCCGGTCTTCCTGTTCATGGCACCGCACGCGGTGACCGGCCCCTACGACGGCATCGCGATGCCGCCCGACACCGCCCGCCTCGACTTCGAGCTGGAGATCGCGGCCGTGATCTGCCGTGACGTCCGCAACGCGAGCGCCGAGCAGGCCAGGGCGGCCATCGGCGGCTACTGCGTGATGAACGACTGGTCGGCCCGGGACATCCAGAGCCGGGAGATGACGCTGAAGCTCGGCCCCTCCAAGGGCAAGGACTTCGCGACGACGATCGGTCCCTGGATCGTCACCCCCGACGAACTGGACGGCTGCCGGGACAGCGACGGCTTTCTGGACCTCGGGATGACGGTCAAGGTCAACGGGATGAGCGTCGGATCAGACCGGTCCGGCCACATGGGCTGGTCCTTCGAGCACATGGTGGCGCACGCGTCGCGGGCGTCGTGGGTGAAGGCCGGCGAGGTGCTCGCCTCCGGCACCTGCGCCTCGGGCTCGCTCGCCGAGTCCTGGGGGCGCACCGGCGCGCTCGACCCCCCGCCCCTGCAGATCGGGGACGTGGTGGAGATGTCGATCGACCGCCTCGGCACCATCCGCAACGAGATCGTGCCCGCCGAGGACGCGGCTCCCCCCGTCCCGCCGGCGCGGCGCCGCGTACGTCAGGAGACCTGATCGACCATGGTGTTTCCCACCGAGAAAGAGGTCGTCACCCGCAACCCGGCCACGGGCGAGGTGCTCGGCCGCTAT
It includes:
- a CDS encoding fumarylacetoacetate hydrolase family protein, whose product is MKLAAFRRRTEPPGVRHVGLVVGDGSEWWIHPFPPGTEMVPMLAADAASREAAADTAAQADGIRLRDLVLLPPVYPVAMRDFLTFEAHVDGMERGHGNPGPPEAWYEAPVFLFMAPHAVTGPYDGIAMPPDTARLDFELEIAAVICRDVRNASAEQARAAIGGYCVMNDWSARDIQSREMTLKLGPSKGKDFATTIGPWIVTPDELDGCRDSDGFLDLGMTVKVNGMSVGSDRSGHMGWSFEHMVAHASRASWVKAGEVLASGTCASGSLAESWGRTGALDPPPLQIGDVVEMSIDRLGTIRNEIVPAEDAAPPVPPARRRVRQET